From a single Silene latifolia isolate original U9 population chromosome 6, ASM4854445v1, whole genome shotgun sequence genomic region:
- the LOC141586637 gene encoding kinesin-like protein KIN-4A isoform X2 produces the protein MMEACNGGGGGGGGEDCCVKVAVHVRPLIGDEKLQGCKDCVSVVSGKPQVQIGTHSFTFDHVYGSTSSPSSSMFKECVAPLVDGLFQGYNATVLAYGQTGSGKTYTMGTALKEEGGHTGIIPQAMNALFSKIQKLKNETEFQLHVSFIEIHKEEVRDLLDSSLSTKSDAANTGKVNTPGRPPIQIRESSSGVITLAGSTEVEVRSLKEMASCLEQGSLSRATGSTNMNNQSSRSHAIFTITLEQMRKINHAISEDSNLNGSMNEEYLSAKLHLVDLAGSERAKRTGSDGMRFKEGVHINKGLLALGNVISALGDEKKRKEGLHVPYRDSKLTRLLQDSLGGNSRTVMIACISPADINAEETLNTLKYANRARNIQNKPVVNRDPVSSEMIKMRQQLEYLQAELGARGGGVSSGEVQSLKERIAWLESNNEDLRQELYKYRNGCSAVDQVGEICAVKNEGHKRRQSMDSSDYPMGEIMMGDPKEIDEEASKEWEHKVLQNTMDKELNELNRRLQQKESEMRLFGEVDTETLKQHFGKKILELEDEKRTVQKERDHLLAEVENLSTPSDGQTPKLHDLHSQKLKALEAQILDLKKKQENQVHLLKQKQKSEEAAKRLQEEILFMKAQKVQLQNKIKQEAEQFRLWKASREKELLQLKKEGRRNEYERHKLQALNQRQKLVLQRKTEEAAMATKRLKELLEARKSSTRDNSASNGNGANGQTNEKVLQRWLDHEVEVMVNVHEVRSEYDKQTQVRAALAEELAVLKQLEDLSAKGLSTPKGKNGLSRLSSLSPSARMARIASLENMLSITSNSLVSMASQLSEAEERERAFSNRGRWNQLRSMGDAKSLLQYMFNSLADARCHIYEKEADMKEMKEQLKELVGLLRQSETRRKEVEKELKLREQAMSIALATSASPNSQGSLKHTADDNSGPLSPVFAPAQKQLKYSPGIANYQVRDSTAYMDPKKMIPLGHLSMKKLAVAGQAGKLWRWKRSHHQWIMQFKWKWQKPWRLSEWIKHSDETIVRSKPRPHALTDIM, from the exons ATGATGGAAGCCTGCAACGGCGGAGGTGGTGGCGGAGGTGGAGAAGATTGTTGTGTGAAAGTAGCTGTTCATGTAAGACCATTGATTGGTGATGAGAAACTTCAAGGTTGTAAAGATTGTGTTTCTGTTGTTAGTGGAAAACCTCAG GTACAAATCGGTACACATTCCTTCACTTTTGATCATGTCTATGGGAGTACTAGCTCTCCGTCATCTTCTATGTTCAAGGAGTGCGTTGCTCCACTTGTCGATGGTTTATTTCAAGGTTACAATGCAACTGTTCTTGCCTATGGCCAG ACAGGTTCTGGTAAAACTTACACGATGGGTACAGCTTTGAAAGAGGAGGGTGGACATACAGGCATAATTCCACAAGCTATGAATGCATTATTCAGCAAGATCCAAAAGTTGAAGAATGAAACTGAATTCCAACTCCATGTTTCATTCATTGAG ATTCATAAAGAGGAAGTACGAGATCTGCTCGATTCCTCCCTTTCGACAAAATCAGATGCTGCTAATACTGGCAAGGTGAATACCCCTGGAAGACCACCAATACAAATACGAGAATCATCCAGCGGTGTGATTACACTAGCTGGATCTACTGAAGTAGAAGTGAGATCATTGAAAGAAATGGCATCGTGTCTTGAGCAAGGATCGCTGAGCAGGGCAACAGGGAGTACAAATATGAATAATCAATCCAG TCGCTCACATGCCATATTCACCATAACGCTAGAGCAAATGCGCAAAATAAATCATGCAATTTCTGAAGATAGCAATCTCAATGGAAGTATGAACGAAGAATACCTATCTGCCAAATTGCATTTAGTTGATCTAGCTGGGTCTGAGCGTGCAAAAAGGACAGGTTCCGATGGGATGCGTTTTAAAGAAG GAGTTCACATTAACAAAGGTCTTCTTGCTTTGGGAAATGTCATAAGCGCACTTGGTGATGAGAAAAAGCGGAAAGAAGGTTTACATGTTCCTTACAGAGATAGTAAATTGACTCGACTATTACAG GATTCCCTTGGTGGCAACAGCAGGACTGTTATGATAG CATGCATCAGTCCGGCAGATATTAATGCCGAGGAAACACTAAACACGCTCAAGTATGCAAATCGTGCTCGTAATATCCAAAATAAACCAGTG GTCAATAGAGATCCAGTATCCAGTGAAATGATAAAAATGCGACAGCAGCTTGAATATTTGCAAGCTGAACTTGGTGCTCGAGGTGGAGGGGTCTCATCAGGTGAAGTGCAG TCTTTAAAGGAAAGGATTGCTTGGCTTGAATCTAATAACGAGGATCTTCGCCAAGAGCTTTATAAGTATCGCAATGGATGTTCTGCTGTTGATCAG GTAGGAGAAATCTGTGCTGTGAAAAATGAAGGGCACAAAAGGCGCCAAAGTATGGACTCGTCCGATTACCCTATGGGTGAAATTATGATGG GTGATCCAAAGGAGATAGACGAAGAAGCTTCCAAGGAATGGGAGCACAAGGTTCTTCAGAATACTATGGACAAAGAACTAAATGAGTTAAATAGACGTCTGCAGCAGAAAGAG TCTGAAATGAGGCTATTTGGAGAAGTTGATACTGAGACGCTTAAACAACACTTTGGAAAGAAAATCTTGGAACTTGAGGATGAGAAAAGAACTGTCCAG AAAGAGCGTGACCATCTTTTGGCTGAGGTTGAAAATCTTTCCACGCCGTCTGATGGACAAACACCGAAATTGCATGATCTCCATTCCCAGAAATTGAAGGCACTTGAAGCACAG ATTCTTGATCTCAAAAAGAAACAAGAGAACCAGGTTCATTtgttaaaacaaaaacaaaaaagtgAAGAAGCAGCAAAACGCTTGCAAGAGGAAATACTGTTCATGAAAGCGCAGAAG GTTCAATTGCAAAATAAAATTAAGCAAGAAGCAGAACAGTTTCGACTGTGGAAAGCCTCCAGAGAGAAGGAACTTTTACAG TTAAAGAAGGAAGGCCGAAGGAACGAATATGAACGACATAAACTACAAGCTCTAAATCAGCGCCAAAAATTG GTTCTTCAAAGGAAAACGGAAGAGGCTGCCATGGCAACCAAGAGATTAAAGGAATTGTTGGAAGCTCGTAAATCATCAACACGCGATAACTCAG CTTCTAATGGCAATGGAGCCAATGGGCAG ACCAATGAGAAAGTACTGCAACGCTGGCTTGATCATGAGGTAGAAGTCATGGTAAATGTCCACGAAGTCCGTTCCGAATATGATAAACAAACTCAAGT ACGTGCTGCACTGGCAGAAGAATTGGCTGTGTTGAAACAACTAGAAGATCTTTCTGCGAAGGGACTAAGTACCCCCAAAGGGAAGAACGGGCTTTCGAG GCTATCGTCCTTGTCTCCAAGTGCTAGGATGGCCAGAATAGCGTCTTTGGAAAATATGCTAAGCATCACTTCAAATTCACTGGTTTCAATGGCTTCACAACTTTCAGAAGCGGAAGAACGAGAACGTGCCTTTAGTAATCGTGGTCGCTGGAACCAGCTCCGTTCCATGGGGGATGCCAAAAGTTTACTCCAATATATGTTTAATTCCCTTGCAGATGCACG GTGCCATATTTATGAAAAGGAAGCTGACATGAAGGAAATGAAAGAGCAACTTAAAGAATTAGTTGGGCTTCTGAGGCAAAGTGAAACACGGAGAAAAGAGGTTGAGAAGGAGCTGAAATTGAGAGAGCAAGCTATGTCCATTGCTCTTGCCACATCTGCTTCG CCGAATTCCCAAGGATCACTGAAGCATACAGCTGATGACAATAGTGGCCCATTATCTCCCGTATTTGCACCAGCACAAAAACAGTTGAAATATTCTCCCGGAATTGCTAATTACCAAGTTAGAGATTCAACTGCATATATGGATCCCAAAAAG ATGATACCACTTGGACATTTATCCATGAAGAAACTAGCTGTTGCTGGACAAGCTGGTAAACTGTGGAGATGGAAAAGAAGTCATCATCAGTGGATAATGCAGTTCAAATGGAAATGGCAAAAGCCATGGCGACTATCAGAATGGATTAAGCACAGTGATGAGACTATTGTCAGGTCAAAGCCACGGCCACATGCATTGACTGATATTATGTGA
- the LOC141586637 gene encoding kinesin-like protein KIN-4A isoform X1: MMEACNGGGGGGGGEDCCVKVAVHVRPLIGDEKLQGCKDCVSVVSGKPQVQIGTHSFTFDHVYGSTSSPSSSMFKECVAPLVDGLFQGYNATVLAYGQTGSGKTYTMGTALKEEGGHTGIIPQAMNALFSKIQKLKNETEFQLHVSFIEIHKEEVRDLLDSSLSTKSDAANTGKVNTPGRPPIQIRESSSGVITLAGSTEVEVRSLKEMASCLEQGSLSRATGSTNMNNQSSRSHAIFTITLEQMRKINHAISEDSNLNGSMNEEYLSAKLHLVDLAGSERAKRTGSDGMRFKEGVHINKGLLALGNVISALGDEKKRKEGLHVPYRDSKLTRLLQDSLGGNSRTVMIACISPADINAEETLNTLKYANRARNIQNKPVVNRDPVSSEMIKMRQQLEYLQAELGARGGGVSSGEVQSLKERIAWLESNNEDLRQELYKYRNGCSAVDQVDTFGEVGEICAVKNEGHKRRQSMDSSDYPMGEIMMGDPKEIDEEASKEWEHKVLQNTMDKELNELNRRLQQKESEMRLFGEVDTETLKQHFGKKILELEDEKRTVQKERDHLLAEVENLSTPSDGQTPKLHDLHSQKLKALEAQILDLKKKQENQVHLLKQKQKSEEAAKRLQEEILFMKAQKVQLQNKIKQEAEQFRLWKASREKELLQLKKEGRRNEYERHKLQALNQRQKLVLQRKTEEAAMATKRLKELLEARKSSTRDNSASNGNGANGQTNEKVLQRWLDHEVEVMVNVHEVRSEYDKQTQVRAALAEELAVLKQLEDLSAKGLSTPKGKNGLSRLSSLSPSARMARIASLENMLSITSNSLVSMASQLSEAEERERAFSNRGRWNQLRSMGDAKSLLQYMFNSLADARCHIYEKEADMKEMKEQLKELVGLLRQSETRRKEVEKELKLREQAMSIALATSASPNSQGSLKHTADDNSGPLSPVFAPAQKQLKYSPGIANYQVRDSTAYMDPKKMIPLGHLSMKKLAVAGQAGKLWRWKRSHHQWIMQFKWKWQKPWRLSEWIKHSDETIVRSKPRPHALTDIM, translated from the exons ATGATGGAAGCCTGCAACGGCGGAGGTGGTGGCGGAGGTGGAGAAGATTGTTGTGTGAAAGTAGCTGTTCATGTAAGACCATTGATTGGTGATGAGAAACTTCAAGGTTGTAAAGATTGTGTTTCTGTTGTTAGTGGAAAACCTCAG GTACAAATCGGTACACATTCCTTCACTTTTGATCATGTCTATGGGAGTACTAGCTCTCCGTCATCTTCTATGTTCAAGGAGTGCGTTGCTCCACTTGTCGATGGTTTATTTCAAGGTTACAATGCAACTGTTCTTGCCTATGGCCAG ACAGGTTCTGGTAAAACTTACACGATGGGTACAGCTTTGAAAGAGGAGGGTGGACATACAGGCATAATTCCACAAGCTATGAATGCATTATTCAGCAAGATCCAAAAGTTGAAGAATGAAACTGAATTCCAACTCCATGTTTCATTCATTGAG ATTCATAAAGAGGAAGTACGAGATCTGCTCGATTCCTCCCTTTCGACAAAATCAGATGCTGCTAATACTGGCAAGGTGAATACCCCTGGAAGACCACCAATACAAATACGAGAATCATCCAGCGGTGTGATTACACTAGCTGGATCTACTGAAGTAGAAGTGAGATCATTGAAAGAAATGGCATCGTGTCTTGAGCAAGGATCGCTGAGCAGGGCAACAGGGAGTACAAATATGAATAATCAATCCAG TCGCTCACATGCCATATTCACCATAACGCTAGAGCAAATGCGCAAAATAAATCATGCAATTTCTGAAGATAGCAATCTCAATGGAAGTATGAACGAAGAATACCTATCTGCCAAATTGCATTTAGTTGATCTAGCTGGGTCTGAGCGTGCAAAAAGGACAGGTTCCGATGGGATGCGTTTTAAAGAAG GAGTTCACATTAACAAAGGTCTTCTTGCTTTGGGAAATGTCATAAGCGCACTTGGTGATGAGAAAAAGCGGAAAGAAGGTTTACATGTTCCTTACAGAGATAGTAAATTGACTCGACTATTACAG GATTCCCTTGGTGGCAACAGCAGGACTGTTATGATAG CATGCATCAGTCCGGCAGATATTAATGCCGAGGAAACACTAAACACGCTCAAGTATGCAAATCGTGCTCGTAATATCCAAAATAAACCAGTG GTCAATAGAGATCCAGTATCCAGTGAAATGATAAAAATGCGACAGCAGCTTGAATATTTGCAAGCTGAACTTGGTGCTCGAGGTGGAGGGGTCTCATCAGGTGAAGTGCAG TCTTTAAAGGAAAGGATTGCTTGGCTTGAATCTAATAACGAGGATCTTCGCCAAGAGCTTTATAAGTATCGCAATGGATGTTCTGCTGTTGATCAGGTGGACACCTTTGGTGAG GTAGGAGAAATCTGTGCTGTGAAAAATGAAGGGCACAAAAGGCGCCAAAGTATGGACTCGTCCGATTACCCTATGGGTGAAATTATGATGG GTGATCCAAAGGAGATAGACGAAGAAGCTTCCAAGGAATGGGAGCACAAGGTTCTTCAGAATACTATGGACAAAGAACTAAATGAGTTAAATAGACGTCTGCAGCAGAAAGAG TCTGAAATGAGGCTATTTGGAGAAGTTGATACTGAGACGCTTAAACAACACTTTGGAAAGAAAATCTTGGAACTTGAGGATGAGAAAAGAACTGTCCAG AAAGAGCGTGACCATCTTTTGGCTGAGGTTGAAAATCTTTCCACGCCGTCTGATGGACAAACACCGAAATTGCATGATCTCCATTCCCAGAAATTGAAGGCACTTGAAGCACAG ATTCTTGATCTCAAAAAGAAACAAGAGAACCAGGTTCATTtgttaaaacaaaaacaaaaaagtgAAGAAGCAGCAAAACGCTTGCAAGAGGAAATACTGTTCATGAAAGCGCAGAAG GTTCAATTGCAAAATAAAATTAAGCAAGAAGCAGAACAGTTTCGACTGTGGAAAGCCTCCAGAGAGAAGGAACTTTTACAG TTAAAGAAGGAAGGCCGAAGGAACGAATATGAACGACATAAACTACAAGCTCTAAATCAGCGCCAAAAATTG GTTCTTCAAAGGAAAACGGAAGAGGCTGCCATGGCAACCAAGAGATTAAAGGAATTGTTGGAAGCTCGTAAATCATCAACACGCGATAACTCAG CTTCTAATGGCAATGGAGCCAATGGGCAG ACCAATGAGAAAGTACTGCAACGCTGGCTTGATCATGAGGTAGAAGTCATGGTAAATGTCCACGAAGTCCGTTCCGAATATGATAAACAAACTCAAGT ACGTGCTGCACTGGCAGAAGAATTGGCTGTGTTGAAACAACTAGAAGATCTTTCTGCGAAGGGACTAAGTACCCCCAAAGGGAAGAACGGGCTTTCGAG GCTATCGTCCTTGTCTCCAAGTGCTAGGATGGCCAGAATAGCGTCTTTGGAAAATATGCTAAGCATCACTTCAAATTCACTGGTTTCAATGGCTTCACAACTTTCAGAAGCGGAAGAACGAGAACGTGCCTTTAGTAATCGTGGTCGCTGGAACCAGCTCCGTTCCATGGGGGATGCCAAAAGTTTACTCCAATATATGTTTAATTCCCTTGCAGATGCACG GTGCCATATTTATGAAAAGGAAGCTGACATGAAGGAAATGAAAGAGCAACTTAAAGAATTAGTTGGGCTTCTGAGGCAAAGTGAAACACGGAGAAAAGAGGTTGAGAAGGAGCTGAAATTGAGAGAGCAAGCTATGTCCATTGCTCTTGCCACATCTGCTTCG CCGAATTCCCAAGGATCACTGAAGCATACAGCTGATGACAATAGTGGCCCATTATCTCCCGTATTTGCACCAGCACAAAAACAGTTGAAATATTCTCCCGGAATTGCTAATTACCAAGTTAGAGATTCAACTGCATATATGGATCCCAAAAAG ATGATACCACTTGGACATTTATCCATGAAGAAACTAGCTGTTGCTGGACAAGCTGGTAAACTGTGGAGATGGAAAAGAAGTCATCATCAGTGGATAATGCAGTTCAAATGGAAATGGCAAAAGCCATGGCGACTATCAGAATGGATTAAGCACAGTGATGAGACTATTGTCAGGTCAAAGCCACGGCCACATGCATTGACTGATATTATGTGA